One Setaria italica strain Yugu1 chromosome I, Setaria_italica_v2.0, whole genome shotgun sequence DNA window includes the following coding sequences:
- the LOC101782191 gene encoding uncharacterized protein LOC101782191 — translation MEKGSRGLSGRAAVCGIVALLSATAFSCSLAAEFRKVKEKDVKLDGSLCSLPRSSAFELGVAAIAFLFVAQLVGTTAAVTTAYAAKPKKSAAGRGRATFVALLVLSWLSFAVAVVLLATAASMNHGQRYGRGWMDGDCYVARNGVFGGAAALVAVTALITLGLTFATEPTAAAAAMAATPTPCAAASDTCASTTHLEAAASDAEQPGGGRSKQ, via the exons ATGGAGAAGGGGAGCAGGGGGTTgtccggccgcgccgccgtctgCGGCATCGTCGCGCTCCTCAGCGCCACCGCCTTCTCCTGCTCCCTCGCAGCCGAATTCCGCAAGGTCAAG GAGAAGGACGTGAAGCTGGACGGCAGCCTCTGCTCGCTGCCCAGGAGCTCCGCCTTCGAGCTGGGAGTGGCCGCCATCGCCTTCCTCTTCGTGGCGCAGCTTGTGGGCACCACCGCAGCCGTGACCACCGCGTACGCCGCCAAGCCCAAGAAGAGCGCCGCCGGCAGAGGCCGCGCCACGTTCGTCGCCCTCCTGGTCCTCTCGTG GTTGAGCTTCGCGGTGGCCGTGGTCCtgctggcgacggcggcgagcatgAACCACGGGCAGCGGTACGGGCGCGGGTGGATGGACGGCGACTGCTACGTGGCCAGGAACGGCGTGTtcggcggcgctgcggcgcTGGTCGCCGTCACGGCGCTCATCACCCTCGGCCTCACCTTCGCCACCGAgccgaccgcggccgcggcggccatggcggccacGCCGACACCGTGCGCCGCGGCATCGGACACCTGCGCGAGCACGACGCATCTCGAAGCTGCAGCATCGGACGCCGAACAACCGGGCGGCGGGCGATCCAAGCAATGA